Proteins encoded by one window of Clostridium perfringens:
- a CDS encoding haloacid dehalogenase-like hydrolase, with protein sequence MKNNKKISLSIVLASLITVSLVSCGSSSVKEDSTASKTKLEEKADGKVQYGLEELNWDPDNYKALVNVIKEYGKDSKNYDENQKPYAVFDWDNTTIMNDVEEALLAYQLMNLEFKMTPEELDTVMKTNIPKDNFVEKCNNKEGKPVNIDLITEDIVSDYTYLYENYKGFKGNKSLDEIKKEKEYEDFKAKLRYLYSAIGESFSSDVSYPWVTYLFKGMTSEEVAKLTEKSNDYWLNEKLGVETWTSSEEIPGKAGIVSVTFDTGLRTIKEQQNLYKTLMKNGIDVYVCSASYIDVVREFATNPKYGYELPSKNIYAMELLKTDDGKIKAELNPEYYQTQGKGKTETIKKFLVPTHNKGPVITGGDSNGDYYMLSDFEDTKVSLIINRCKGGKIGELCDKAIETMGKSDERYFLQGRNNNTGEFIPSEKTILLGEDTEKLK encoded by the coding sequence ATGAAGAATAATAAAAAAATAAGTTTAAGTATTGTTTTAGCATCATTAATTACAGTTTCTTTAGTTTCTTGTGGAAGTAGTTCAGTAAAGGAGGATTCAACGGCTTCAAAGACAAAATTAGAAGAAAAAGCTGATGGAAAAGTTCAATATGGATTAGAAGAGTTAAACTGGGACCCTGATAATTATAAGGCATTAGTAAATGTTATAAAGGAATATGGAAAGGATAGTAAAAATTATGATGAAAATCAAAAGCCTTATGCTGTTTTTGATTGGGATAATACAACAATAATGAATGATGTTGAAGAAGCATTACTTGCTTATCAGTTGATGAATTTAGAATTTAAAATGACGCCTGAAGAATTGGATACTGTTATGAAAACTAATATTCCAAAGGATAACTTTGTTGAGAAATGCAATAATAAAGAGGGAAAGCCTGTTAATATTGATTTAATTACAGAGGATATTGTTAGTGATTATACATATCTATATGAAAATTATAAAGGTTTTAAAGGAAATAAATCCTTGGATGAAATAAAAAAAGAAAAAGAGTATGAGGATTTTAAAGCAAAACTTAGATATCTTTATAGTGCAATTGGAGAATCATTTAGTTCAGATGTAAGTTATCCATGGGTAACTTATTTGTTTAAAGGAATGACTTCTGAGGAGGTTGCTAAACTTACTGAAAAGTCTAATGATTACTGGTTAAATGAAAAGTTAGGTGTTGAAACGTGGACTAGTAGTGAAGAGATTCCAGGAAAAGCAGGAATTGTTTCTGTTACATTTGATACAGGATTAAGAACTATTAAAGAACAACAAAATTTATATAAAACTTTAATGAAAAATGGTATTGATGTTTATGTATGCTCAGCTTCTTACATTGACGTTGTTAGGGAATTTGCAACAAATCCTAAGTACGGATATGAATTACCATCTAAAAATATATATGCTATGGAACTTTTAAAAACAGATGATGGTAAAATAAAGGCTGAACTAAATCCAGAGTATTATCAAACTCAAGGAAAAGGTAAGACAGAAACTATTAAAAAATTTTTAGTTCCAACTCATAATAAAGGCCCTGTAATTACTGGAGGAGATAGTAATGGTGACTATTATATGCTATCAGATTTTGAAGATACAAAGGTTAGCTTAATTATAAATAGATGTAAAGGTGGAAAGATTGGTGAGCTTTGTGATAAAGCCATTGAAACTATGGGAAAATCTGATGAAAGATATTTTTTACAAGGTAGAAATAATAATACCGGTGAATTTATTCCAAGTGAAAAAACAATATTATTAGGAGAAGATACTGAGAAACTTAAATAA
- a CDS encoding spore coat protein — MQEKEMISDYLAGINASLAGYGGIISQCENQELRETIQNMRNQDEVRQYALFKIAKEKGYYIPAQQATPEEVATVKQQVSQG; from the coding sequence ATGCAAGAAAAAGAAATGATAAGCGATTATCTTGCTGGAATAAATGCAAGTTTAGCAGGATATGGTGGTATAATTTCTCAATGTGAGAATCAAGAATTAAGAGAAACTATACAAAACATGAGAAACCAAGATGAAGTACGTCAATATGCTCTTTTCAAAATTGCAAAAGAAAAAGGATACTATATCCCTGCTCAACAAGCAACTCCAGAAGAAGTAGCTACTGTAAAACAACAAGTTTCTCAAGGATAA